In Rutidosis leptorrhynchoides isolate AG116_Rl617_1_P2 chromosome 6, CSIRO_AGI_Rlap_v1, whole genome shotgun sequence, the DNA window AAGATGCAACCAACACAACGACCTAATTTGTAAACCAAGAAAGAGTATATCAATTATTGGTAGACTGAAGCATGATGCAATCATAATACGAACATAACccacacacaattatataattgGAAGATAATGCAACATAATACGAGTATATCCCACACACCATCAAAATTATGCCTTTTAGAGTTTTAGACATGTGAATTATATACTCATTTACCTCGCTTTTCCCtaaaaaaaattgaaaagaaaaagataaaaaaaaaacccTTTGCAGCATTATGGTAAACAAACCAAGACTCCTTGTGTTGCTACTAATATTGAATGTTGATAATCTTTCATGTAGAACTAACATTAAACCAGTTTGAAATAACTATGCAACTCTTTCTTTTTTGCCACAAAAAGAGTGAGATGTAAATTAAAGATCATCAAACAAGGAAATATTGTTGACCAAAATAAATAGTCTACGAGTAAAGATACAACTTCAATTTGAAAGCATAGACATACGAGGCTGTTTTATGCAAATTTCTACAATGGTTAGAAAGAGGTTTACAGAGAGTTTAACTTTCAATATACACTACCCAACCACTATAGACAAAATATAGCTAAAATGGAACACATTTTACCATCATATAAACGCAATCAGAATCAAATCTCTATGTATTACCTTGAAAGATTATGACAATAAAAAAGAGAATTGTGACGGCCATAGCAAAGAGGCTGATATTTGATGATGCGGGTTGTGGTGCGGATTTAGCTGCTCGCCTCCTCTTTAAAGATTTCAACCTTTCAACCCTAGCTCTCTTTTTCATAGTCTGTTCTGCAATCTCCTTAACAAGTTGCATGTCAGCTGTATCTAACGATGGACCCTTACGTGGCCTAGGTGGCTTTGGGGCCTTTTTTGAATTTGATATCTTGCGTTTTTCTTTCAACTGTGTCTTCCCTAAAACTGGTGCATTTTCTCCGTTTTTTCCAATTTTACTGCGTGTTAATGATTCTATATCCTCGTAGTCATCATCACTAGATTTTACTGATGTCATGTATGAATTACTGCTGCATTCACCATCCTCTGATCCGTCAAAACTAAACGTTCCACCTACTGATCTAACTACGGTTTTTGCTCTTTTGTTACCTGTTCTTATGTCATCTTCGTATTCACTTTCACTAGTTCCTATGTCAACAATGGTATCGCTCTCTTTTTCCACCTTATTATTCTCCATTTGATGTAATCAAGATATCTAATGCGTCTTAAAACTTCATCTTCTTCCAATAGAATCTGTATGCATACAAAACTAAATTGATCAACAGTAAAGAAAGAGACCTCACATTTGCCTACTCGAatgtaaaaataaaatgataactgTAAAAAAACAAAATGGAACTATTTTTTTATTACTTATCAACATATATGGACCATAAATACATCAAGTATATACACATATACAACACATTATCACACTACACCTAA includes these proteins:
- the LOC139853916 gene encoding uncharacterized protein — translated: MENNKVEKESDTIVDIGTSESEYEDDIRTGNKRAKTVVRSVGGTFSFDGSEDGECSSNSYMTSVKSSDDDYEDIESLTRSKIGKNGENAPVLGKTQLKEKRKISNSKKAPKPPRPRKGPSLDTADMQLVKEIAEQTMKKRARVERLKSLKRRRAAKSAPQPASSNISLFAMAVTILFFIVIIFQGKSEVVVLVASFLYMHNL